A section of the Bifidobacterium sp. ESL0728 genome encodes:
- a CDS encoding ribonuclease HII, whose product MDVRATSEVGDATGHKRRGAAHHVAAPTLDLERELAGRGFDLIVGFDEVGRGALAGPVMVGAAAVWARDLDGLDVPDGVADSKLLTEHKREAMFEGLCSWCAASAVGQASNKEIDEWGITYALGIAALRAVNEAERELNIDSGEFRVGAILDGPNDYISKAAGTFDAPVVPIVPKVTTKVKADQSCALVSTASVIAKVTRDRLMVALAQGNPNYAPYQWQHNKGYGSAAHRAAIAEYGPTPLHRVSWHLV is encoded by the coding sequence ATGGACGTCAGAGCGACTTCGGAAGTCGGCGATGCGACCGGCCACAAGCGTCGTGGTGCCGCTCACCATGTTGCCGCGCCGACATTGGATTTGGAACGAGAACTGGCAGGTCGCGGATTTGATTTGATTGTCGGATTCGACGAGGTGGGACGCGGTGCGCTCGCAGGTCCGGTAATGGTGGGTGCGGCCGCGGTGTGGGCCCGCGATTTGGACGGGCTTGACGTACCGGATGGCGTGGCCGACTCGAAACTGCTTACGGAACACAAGCGCGAGGCGATGTTTGAGGGCTTGTGTTCATGGTGCGCGGCCAGTGCGGTCGGGCAGGCGAGCAACAAGGAAATCGACGAGTGGGGGATAACCTATGCGTTGGGTATTGCGGCCCTGCGCGCGGTCAATGAGGCTGAGCGTGAGCTGAACATCGACTCGGGTGAGTTTCGTGTCGGCGCGATTCTCGACGGGCCGAACGACTATATTTCCAAGGCTGCAGGGACGTTCGACGCGCCGGTTGTTCCGATTGTGCCGAAAGTGACCACCAAGGTAAAGGCCGACCAAAGCTGTGCGCTCGTTTCGACGGCATCCGTCATCGCCAAGGTCACCCGAGACCGGCTGATGGTCGCCTTGGCTCAAGGCAACCCGAATTACGCGCCCTACCAGTGGCAGCACAACAAGGGCTACGGCTCTGCCGCCCATCGCGCCGCCATTGCCGAGTATGGCCCGACCCCGCTCCATCGCGTCAGCTGGCATCTGGTCTGA